The Antechinus flavipes isolate AdamAnt ecotype Samford, QLD, Australia chromosome X, AdamAnt_v2, whole genome shotgun sequence DNA window AGtagcctccctgcctccctcccggCTTCCCTGCCATGGAGTGCACATGGCTCCATGTggaaggggggtgggggagagggggagaaagggggagggatagaaggggggagagagagagagaaggagagacacagaaagggggagggggaaagagagaaagaggaagaaagagagggagagggggagaaggggagaggaggagagggggagggagagagggagagaaagagagggagggagagaaagagagggagggagggagaaagtggggagagagaggggggagaaaaaggggggaagagagagaaaggggggaagaaggggggaggaaagagagagacagagagtgagagacagagagagagcattcACCAATAGAGACGTTACCACTGTTAGCCTAGAGGGGGGTTTCGGCTGAGATCCTTCTGCTTCCTCGTGGAAGGGAGTCCAGGGATGTCCCTCCCCAGGAGCGACCTTCGGGGATGTAAGGTCCGAATTGTGGTGCTCGAGCTTTGAGGGAGGGGTGCTGCGACTTGACCCCTCCTCGCAGGCCGGCTTTTCGAGCTCCGCCCCCTCCCGGGCCAGATGGTACAGTCCGAGTTTAAAAGGCCCGGGCCGGCTCGGCGGGCGCAGTGTgtgggcggcggcggcggcggcggcaccCCGGCAGCCACGGACTCGCCTTCTAGGGGCTGCCCCGGCCTGCCCGCGGCCACTGGGCGGCTGAGCGACAACAGGGAGCCCGAGCCGGGGCGCCGCCGCCGCGGGGTTCCGAGGCGCGGGTGCGCACACCCCGCCCCCGTCCACTggccccgccccccgcccccggcGGCCAGCCAGTGTGTCCCCCATCCGGGGCCTGGCTCGTGCTGGTAGCCCCCTCCCGCCGACCGTTGTGGGCATCGGTGTCTGGGGGGCCCCGGCGTAAACTTCCGGGGTGCTGCCCCGCCGTTCCTTGCGTCCAGCTCCAGGTAGgtgaccccctccccccatcGGGAATCCCCCTGCACCCTGGGGgcctcccttccccatccctgTTCGTGGCGCCGTCCCCAGTCACCTGTCCGCCCCTGCTGGGGAAGCTGGAGGTGGGTGCGGCCCCAGCTTGCCTTTA harbors:
- the LOC127542783 gene encoding translation initiation factor IF-2-like, encoding MGGGGHLPGAGRKERRGSTPEVYAGAPQTPMPTTVGGRGLPARARPRMGDTLAGRRGRGAGPVDGGGVCAPAPRNPAAAAPRLGLPVVAQPPSGRGQAGAAPRRRVRGCRGAAAAAAAHTLRPPSRPGPFKLGLYHLAREGAELEKPACEEGSSRSTPPSKLEHHNSDLTSPKVAPGEGHPWTPFHEEAEGSQPKPPSRLTVPTLPSGPGAVAGSGPPSPVSMLPSRPSGARPTHPLEAFLGYNHSEVTSALELL